Proteins found in one Nerophis ophidion isolate RoL-2023_Sa linkage group LG21, RoL_Noph_v1.0, whole genome shotgun sequence genomic segment:
- the LOC133540000 gene encoding homeobox protein Hox-A2a-like, with product MNYEFERESGFINSQPSLAECLTSFPPVADSFQSSSIKSSTLIPPPFEQTIPSLNPGSHPRHGRPRHSPDGCSPLPTASLPPEYPWMREKKASKRSHLQPTTTATALSNGPVCFSPKGSPEVVDVAPGGSRRLRTAYTNTQLLELEKEFHFNKYLCRPRRVEIAALLDLTERQVKVWFQNRRMKHKRQTQTKENHNGGRGGRAEEEEAEEEEEEDAMHCSDEDDEGPQLYEQSGALLERDTFSFHNNNPAPTQLHVHNSGYAPTPLHSNEKNLKHFPNAAAGCAATMGPGSAASGPDNGDCSPPALDVSIHDFQAFSADSCLQLSDAASPSLSESLDSPVDISADTFYFFAESLTTIDLQNLNY from the exons ATGAATTACGAATTCGAGCGAGAGAGCGGATTTATCAATAGTCAGCCTTCGCTCGCTGAGTGCCTGACATCTTTCCCCCCTGTCGCGGATTCCTTTCAAAGTTCATCAATCAAGAGCTCGACACTGATTCCCCCTCCCTTCGAGCAGACCATCCCCAGCCTCAACCCGGGCAGCCACCCGCGTCACGGCCGGCCGAGGCACAGCCCGGACGGATGCAGCCCGCTGCCCACCGCCTCGCTGCCCCCGGAGTACCCGTGGATGCGGGAGAAGAAAGCCTCCAAGAGGAGCCACCTGCAGCCCACGACCACCGCCACCGCCTTGTCCAATGGACCCGTGTGCTTCTCCCCTAAAG GCTCGCCGGAGGTCGTGGACGTGGCTCCAGGGGGCTCCCGGCGCCTCAGGACCGCGTACACCAACACGCAGCTGCTGGAGCTGGAGAAGGAATTCCACTTCAACAAGTATCTGTGCCGACCCCGCCGGGTGGAGATAGCGGCCCTGCTGGACCTGACCGAGCGCCAGGTCAAAGTCTGGTTCCAGAACCGGCGCATGAAGCACAAGCGCCAGACCCAGACTAAGGAGAACCACAACGGGGGCCGCGGCGGCCGGgctgaggaggaggaggcggaggaggaggaggaggaggacgccATGCACTGCAGCGACGAGGACGACGAGGGCCCCCAGTTGTACGAGCAAAGCGGGGCCCTGCTGGAGAGAGACACCTTCTCCTTTCACAACAACAATCCGGCTCCCACGCAGCTGCACGTCCACAATAGCGGTTACGCCCCGACCCCGCTCCACAGCAATGAGAAAAATCTCAAACATTTCCCCAACGCGGCTGCGGGCTGCGCGGCAACAATGGGCCCCGGCTCGGCGGCATCTGGGCCGGACAATGGCGACTGCAGTCCCCCGGCCCTGGACGTTTCTATACACGACTTCCAGGCCTTCTCGGCGGATTCCTGCCTGCAGCTCTCCGACGCCGCCTCGCCGAGCTTGTCGGAGTCCCTGGACAGTCCCGTGGACATTTCCGCGGACACTTTCTACTTTTTCGCCGAGTCCCTGACGACGATCGACCTGCAGAATCTCAACTATTAG